The window ccatgcttatatgaaaaaaaaatCTATGTCGGTGGATGCATTTATTATATTGGTGTTACATTACATACCAGCGTTTCTTTTTTCGGGGTGGTGAGTGGGTGCACGGGACTGATATGTTTTATAGTCCGGTTGCTGTCAATTGATTTGAAAAGTGTTGACTTGGTGAGACATGAACCAAATCCAAAATTAAGTACCTTAATCGAATCAGAGAGCTCCTAAACTAGGGAGCATAATGAATTAAAAGAATTATTGATGCTATAGTATCAGTGCTGATATGTTTTATAGGCCAATTGCTGTCAATTGATGACAAATCATTGATCCGATCAAAATCGTAAACTGAATTCAAAAGTGAATACCTCTAAGATTAGGGAATATAGTGAATTAAAAGAATTGGATGAGAGAGCTCCTTATAAAATTATATTATTGGCCCCTTAGAAAACTTTAAAAGGGTCTTTTCGTTAATCTGCATTAAGTAAGTAAGCGGTTAGGCATCTTCAATGCGGACCTCACACCGCCTGTAAACGTCCAGACATAATTGTCCAGGCACTGCAAACCATCCAGCGCAGTCCGGACACCACCGCCATGTACGCGTTTCGCATGCCGGTCCCACCCCAATAACCTCTCCCGCTTGACCTCTCGTCTGCTCCTCGCGTCACATTCATGCCTGgagccggcattgaagcggtgcgTCGACCGAGAGCGTCGCTCGCGCCGCGTCCCGGTCTCCACACCTGTTTAATGTCAGAGAGACGTGACCGGACGAGACGGGACGAGGTCAGGTCCGGTGCGGTGGGTTGGTTGGTGAGGACCAGTTCCAGTGTGACCACTTTTGTTTTGATATTGTGCAAACAAACTAGGCAAAACCCCAAAGAAATGTTTACTCTTCCAATGGATCGGTTAGAGTTGCTCTAATATAATGAAGATCACCGATGAACTGAAGAAACTAGATACtaccatgtactccctccgatgCATATTAATTGTTGTTGCTTTGgtacaactttagtacaaagttgtagtaAAGCAACGACAGTTAATATGGATCAAAGAGAGCAGAAGATATCACTTCTGTGCCGGTTATGATTCAGCTTCTCGTTTCAAATAATGCTGGATCAAAATGTTGCACATTTAAGTCAGTTTAAGCCGGTCCTAAATATTTCGGTGGCATGTGCATCTGACCCAAATTCATACAGAACACAAATTAACTTGGTCATACTTCCAAAATTCAGTGCTCAGACGAATTTATGATAACAAATTACAAGTCATTACTTCGGTTTAGAGAATATAACTCTGATAGTAGCTTAATTCTTGACATACATTTCGACATATAGAAACAGGAGAATTCAGAGACTATATAAATCAGTAGAGCGAGAGCAGTCGTCCATGCCCACCCAATTCTGGAGCGACCTTGGAACGGGAGGTACTTGGACATCCAGAACGCCTTCAAGCATCTGAACAACTTGCCCCATCATTGGCCTATGATCTTCAGCATCCTGAATGCACCAGCATGCAGTTCTGCAAGCCCTGATCAGCTGCTCCACATCCACATCCACATCGTCTTCCAACCTGCTATCCAGCAGGCACATAACATCTCCTTCATTCACCTTGACTGCAGCAAAGATGCGAAAGTAAGTAAACCTCCCCTGTTTGATTTTCTCCGCATTCCTTCGCCCCGATACGATTTCAAGAAGCATCATTCCGTAGCTGTAGGCATCAGCCTTATGCGTGATCGGTAGCCCTGAGATCCACTCCGGCGCAAGGTATCCGATGGTCCCACGCATCGTTGTCAATGCCCTGCTAAAATCCCGGCCAAGAAGTTTGGCCAAACCAAAGTCTGCAACCTTAGGACAGAAATCTGCGTCAAGGAGTACATTGTCCGGCTTCATGTCACAGTGTATGATACAGTCCGTGCATCCCTCATGCAGGTAAGCCAAGCCTCTTGCAGTTCCAAGTGCTATCCGGTACCGGACCTCCCAGCCCAAAGCTGCCGGGCTTTTCGAAAACAGATGAGAACTCAAAGATCCATTCTCCATGCACTCGTACACCAGCAGCCTTTTACTTCCTTCGGCACAAAATCCAAATAAACGAACAACATTGATGTGTTGGATCATTCCAATCGTTTGCACTTCCGCTCGGAATTGCTTCTCCCCTTGTCCAAATTCTTTTAGCTTCTTGACAGCCACCACAGAGGAACCTTGCAATGTTCCCTTGAAAACACAGCCaaaacctccttctccaagctttaccGAGAAATTTCCGGTAGCTTTCTTTATCTGGGCGTTTGAGAAGATCGTGAGGCTGCTGTTCGAATTCACCGGTCTGTCCATAAATGACTTCTTCTGGATTATCCGCAAAAGAACTAGACCAGTGAGGACGAGGGTTAACACAACTATCACTGTTGAAATAACAATTTGTATCTTGTGAATATGTGGAGCATGAGCAGACCACAACACAGATCCACATTCCCCAAGTTTAGCTGCAGTCATAGTACCGCCGTTATTCAGCTGTACATATACACGTGCATCGCTGAACAGGAGAAAATTGCCTCCATCTTGATGTATCCCCATCCAGCTGGGGAAAGTGCCGTGATAAATTTCATGATAATCTTCCTTATTGGAAACATATTCATCAATCTGTTCGACAATAAACCCTCCACCTTGGTTTGGATTCATAGCCAGAACTAAACCATAGTTGTAATCCCAGGATATAACAGAAGCATGGGGAATAAGGAAGATGTTGTTGCTCGTGTTTCTATTAAATCCCAGCCATCCTCCAGGCAGCAGTGTACCAATTGGATTATCAAAGCTTTGCCAGATCACCAGTGAACTCTTCACTGGATCTCTTATTACGAGATTTCCATTGTCAAGAAGCACTGTGAgtagagaagtagtagtactatttATAACTTCTGATGAATACGGATATGATGACCATCCAGGAATTATTCCACCGCTAACTGGAATACAGTCTAGTTCTAAGTTGCCATAGGTTGTGAAGCCAAAGCTCGAGTACACAGGGTAACAGTTTGTGGAATCACCTAAGGGCGACCAAACTAGAAGAGGGCGACAAGCTGATGACTTAATATACCATATGCCAAACGTAGAATCATAACCACAAGGAGGAAACAGGCAGTCGAAACCCAACTTGAAGGCACCATTTTTCGAAAGCAAGGTCTGGTTACCACTTAGAAATTGGCCCGGAAGGAGAGTATCAGTTGCATACGCAAATTTAGAACCTGAAGACATGACCTTGATCATCAAGTAGAGAAGTATTACTGCAAACTCTATGTGGATGTTCCAACTCCAAAAGCAAGTTGAGTCGAGGGTGGTGATTTAGAAATGTTTGGGCTGAATAAAAGCAACTCCAAAAACACTCAATAAACTCAAAAAGTGTGTGGAAATTATTGAGTCATTCATGACAAGTCCTAATCATCCTGGAAAATGTTTCGACTCCCTCGCCCTAGGACAAAGGTAAGTTCCTTTTCTTCTGCTTGTGGATGTTGGTGTTAGCCAAACTTGCTTGCTGGCTGGCTAGCTGCTGTGGAGCGAGACGTTTGGTTGAAAAAAACAGCCAAGGGACACGGACGGCATTGATTGTTGGGCTGAAGACTGCTGACCCTGGAAAAGCACTTGATAATCTCTAAAACCATTGTAATAAGCAACAAAAAGAAACAATGTCCAAGACATGAGTTCACCCCATACATCTAGCAGGGAGAATGACTCACCTCGAGCCCGCTCTTCCGGTGCAGACGCTGCCTTTGCGGTGGGCAATTTCTCCAAGCATATATCTAGCAGGGTTCGTGCAATTTCATCAATGTTTCAGCTAGTAGAGAAATTGCTGAGGCATGTACGTACCAAGCAGCAGGTTTCAGGAGACAAATGTTTGAGAAAAACTAATGTATGTACCCCAGCATGCACgcatgcttgcttgcttgcttcatTCCCAGTTTAACCAGCTTCtgcactccttcctcaacatcaagACAACACACAGGCACAGGTACATGAGCTTCAGCACGTAGTCGTTCATACATCCACAAACATCACTGGTCTTACTCTGCTTGTTACTCAACCTGTCCTTGCCTAGTACAGACAGACAGACAGAGAAGAACACGCTAGTACAAACAGCTCTACCCTCAGATCacgtccttctccttctccctccctacaCTACACAGGCTAGCTAGCACAGGACAAGCACTGGCATGACATGCACCACCTTGTCTGTCTATTCTACGGCTCCTTCACCACAGCCTTGAGTGCATCCCCGGCCGTCACCCTCAGTGGCACGAAATCTGGACACACGCAAAACAAACGGCAAGATGTCTGTCTGTCAGCACCACCCAGTCTTTGCTACACACATACTACGCAGGCATCTGCGGATTTAAACAGAAATAGGGTAAAACAAGCTTTACCTGATAGGAACTTGTACCGTTTCTCATTGCACACCGCCGTCGCTGAAAAGATATATAGGACAGCAGAGTCATTGTAAGATTTGTGGTTTTAGATTAACTTGGAATTGATACAAGAACGGTTCAGATTTATCAACACCAACAGTAGAGGAAATGATGATAACTTTAGGGTACTCGCAGTTCTTTTAAATAAAGAACCCTCAAGTCTTTGGAAAGTAATATTTGGCATCCAACAAAACATGTCTGGTTCCTTGAAAAACAAACTTGATATCAAATTTGCTAGCACAACACCCAATGTATCAAGCGCTAATACAGGCTAAGGATTGCAACCGATAATGGGAAAACAGATACCCACTTCAATTACTCATGCAAGATGTCCTAGGGGATGTGACATAGCCTACTCAGACAAGAGTGGCGAAAACCATCGTAACAATAGGGTAAGACATTATGACCACTTGCTTTACTAATGAGTATCATATCAAATGCATCCACTGTATGGTCTACAGAGGCTCTTTATTTCGACATGAACTGTCTTTCAGGCAGCATAGTCAACAAACAAGATAAATGGGTTCCTAGATAAGGATACAGCAAACAAAAGGAGGGTCAACTTACAAAGGTTCTCGTAGGTAATTGACTTTTTACGTTCCTTCAGGGCATTCTGATGAGCATCCTTCGCAAATACCTCCAAGAATAACTCCTGCAGGTGCATGTGTAACATGAATATATATATAACACGATAACACTATCCAGTTCGAGATTCAGTACATGTCATAATCACTGCATACCAAAAGAAAATGGCACTGGTACATAAATACAAGTTGCAACAAAGATAAACGAGGTACACCAGCCACTGTTTCCCATAACACTTttgaaatactccctctgtaaactaatataagaataatttagatcactactttagtttagtgatccaaatgatcttatattagtttacagagggagtatcgtgCAAGCAAAGAGAAGCCACTCCAACAATCTGATCCTTGCTTGGTGTTACTTTTCTTGCCACATCCATGTCGTAATTACTCCCTGTCGTTCTCACTTCTCGGGATTATTTTTTACTCGTTGGGCATCGCTTCAGGGTAGCTCACATTACATTTCCTAGAATTCAAGAGGCTATTTTAGAACTGAACTTTAGAACAAGAATGATGACATTCTAATAGCATCCTCACTGAAACTGAAATCCATGCACATTACAGAAGTCTAAGCACCAGAACTCACTTGGCAGATTGGAAATctgaattttgaattttgaatcagcAGAAATAGACAACACTATCCCATTGAAGATTCAGTAGATGTCATAATCACTGAGTACCAAAAGAATGGCACCGATACATAAATACAGGTTGCAACGAAGATAAACAGGGTACACCAACCATTGTTTCCCCccaatattttcaaaaaaaatgaaaaatggtcaAACAGCAAGGAAAGAGAAGCATTTGGTTGGGGGAGGGGGGGGGCGACAATTTTAGCTTTGCTTTGGGTCACTTTACTTGTCACGTGCATGCCTAAATCTCTCCGCCTAAATAAAAGATAAATTTGTTCTCGGGGCAAATTTCCTTTTCTTATTGGTCGGGCATCACCTTCAGGCTAGCTTGCATTATCTTGTCTAGAATTCAGGACACTGGATTTTTTTTATTGAACTGAACTTTTTAGAACAAGAAGGATGCCATTCTAATAGAATATGTTCCCAGTCAGATACTTGGATGATCTCAGCAAGCTTATAATTCTTATGAACCTGGATGCCATAAATGTAAATTATCATTGCAACCTTTTTAGTTGACAACTGAAATCTACATGAGTTAGTGCACTACAGGAGGTAACTATGCAATCAGGCCACGCTTGTTATACACTTATACCACACTGTCAGCTTACACAGGTCAACTTCCTCCTCAGTCTGCTATGCTGCAGGTACAGTTTAATCATGTTGAACCAAAAGACCTTCATCTAGTGATTGATGAATTACAAATACCAATCCCGAAAGAAAAAAACTCTATTGGTTAGTGAAGAATTACAGGACTTCCAGCGGTTGGTGCTATGAACTTATGGTCTCCTCAGCAGGACCAGAAAGTAAGAAACAAATTCACTTGCCAGACTGGACTTCCAACTTATGGCCATCTTGTTTGGTGCTCGAAAAGAATTACAAGAAGCAATTAGAATTTTGCTGGAAGATAAGCACGTGAGTTAGCAAGATAAAGAAGAAACAGCACGAAGATGAATCAAACTATTGGAGCAAGTAGAGGCAACGGGAGGTGGGCAGTGCAGTGACTATGTACTTGTGCATAACGTTGTTGCTGCCTTGATTACGGACAAAACCACTACAACTAGTAGGCAGTAGCATAAGCCAGCTTTCAGAACAATGTTGCCAGGCTGGCAGCACTGCACAACTGTCGGGGAGGAGAGAAATGCATCGACCACCAAGTAAACTGGCTGGTTGGGTAG is drawn from Triticum dicoccoides isolate Atlit2015 ecotype Zavitan chromosome 4A, WEW_v2.0, whole genome shotgun sequence and contains these coding sequences:
- the LOC119287335 gene encoding G-type lectin S-receptor-like serine/threonine-protein kinase At2g19130; its protein translation is MIKVMSSGSKFAYATDTLLPGQFLSGNQTLLSKNGAFKLGFDCLFPPCGYDSTFGIWYIKSSACRPLLVWSPLGDSTNCYPVYSSFGFTTYGNLELDCIPVSGGIIPGWSSYPYSSEVINSTTTSLLTVLLDNGNLVIRDPVKSSLVIWQSFDNPIGTLLPGGWLGFNRNTSNNIFLIPHASVISWDYNYGLVLAMNPNQGGGFIVEQIDEYVSNKEDYHEIYHGTFPSWMGIHQDGGNFLLFSDARVYVQLNNGGTMTAAKLGECGSVLWSAHAPHIHKIQIVISTVIVVLTLVLTGLVLLRIIQKKSFMDRPVNSNSSLTIFSNAQIKKATGNFSVKLGEGGFGCVFKGTLQGSSVVAVKKLKEFGQGEKQFRAEVQTIGMIQHINVVRLFGFCAEGSKRLLVYECMENGSLSSHLFSKSPAALGWEVRYRIALGTARGLAYLHEGCTDCIIHCDMKPDNVLLDADFCPKVADFGLAKLLGRDFSRALTTMRGTIGYLAPEWISGLPITHKADAYSYGMMLLEIVSGRRNAEKIKQGRFTYFRIFAAVKVNEGDVMCLLDSRLEDDVDVDVEQLIRACRTACWCIQDAEDHRPMMGQVVQMLEGVLDVQVPPVPRSLQNWVGMDDCSRSTDLYSL